From the genome of Deinococcus sp. AJ005, one region includes:
- a CDS encoding GNAT family N-acetyltransferase: protein MILRKATTADLPQFAPIFQAIVAAGETYAYPEDLSNAEIGGLWLEGPPGRCVMAVDSEGTVLGSARMGPNRPGRGAHIATASFMVAPAAQGRGIGRRLGEEAVRWAREKGYSGMQFNAVVETNRAAVHLWQSLGFAVMTTIPEAFAHPTLGRVGLHVMYQALPSGDADRVARTAGRQE from the coding sequence GTGATTCTCCGCAAGGCCACCACTGCCGATCTGCCCCAGTTCGCGCCGATTTTCCAGGCCATCGTCGCTGCCGGGGAAACCTACGCCTATCCCGAAGACCTGAGCAACGCCGAGATTGGCGGGCTTTGGCTGGAGGGGCCGCCGGGCCGCTGCGTGATGGCAGTGGACAGTGAGGGGACTGTGCTGGGCAGCGCCAGGATGGGACCGAACCGTCCGGGCCGCGGGGCGCATATCGCCACGGCCAGTTTCATGGTGGCCCCGGCGGCGCAGGGCCGGGGCATTGGGCGCAGGCTGGGCGAGGAGGCAGTGCGCTGGGCACGCGAAAAGGGATATTCGGGTATGCAGTTTAACGCCGTGGTGGAGACGAACCGGGCCGCCGTCCACCTGTGGCAATCGCTGGGCTTCGCGGTCATGACCACCATCCCTGAAGCTTTCGCGCATCCCACGCTGGGCCGGGTAGGGCTGCATGTGATGTATCAGGCGCTGCCGTCTGGTGATGCAGATCGGGTGGCACGAACAGCAGGACGCCAGGAATAA